A genome region from Bacteroides stercoris ATCC 43183 includes the following:
- a CDS encoding porin encodes MKKSALTVLIALLPLAATAQTPSINGNGKKIEKEKMESKDYLPKIHGTIRAKYEYQTTMGAGRFEVRNARVSVTGNVLPSVAYKAEIDLSDEGQIKMLDAYARLFPTKGLTVTTGQMRVPFTIDAHRSPHQQYFPNRSFIAKQVGNVRDVGFIVGYTLPTNIPITVEGGLFNGSGLTNQKEWHKEVNYSAKAQFLFTKGLNLTLSIQSIQPEEIRVQSYDIGAYYESDRFHIEAEYLYKQYSDNAFKDVQAVNTFINYDLPLRKIFNKMSFLLRYDMMTDQSDAKTTDEETGALVTTDYKRQRLTGGITFSLSKAFRTDLRLNYEKYFYANSSIAKESEQDKIVLELMVRF; translated from the coding sequence ATGAAAAAAAGTGCATTGACAGTACTGATTGCCCTGCTGCCATTGGCCGCAACTGCCCAGACGCCCTCCATCAACGGGAACGGAAAAAAGATTGAAAAGGAGAAAATGGAAAGCAAAGACTACCTGCCAAAAATCCACGGAACCATCCGCGCCAAATACGAATATCAGACCACCATGGGTGCAGGACGTTTCGAAGTACGCAATGCCCGCGTCAGCGTGACGGGTAACGTATTGCCCAGCGTAGCCTACAAAGCAGAAATAGACCTCTCCGACGAAGGTCAAATCAAGATGCTGGATGCCTACGCCCGGCTTTTCCCGACAAAAGGACTGACAGTCACCACCGGACAAATGCGCGTCCCCTTCACCATCGACGCCCACCGCTCACCGCACCAGCAATACTTCCCCAACCGGTCGTTCATCGCCAAGCAAGTGGGCAATGTACGGGACGTGGGGTTCATAGTAGGATATACCCTGCCCACCAATATACCTATCACCGTGGAAGGAGGACTTTTCAACGGTTCCGGCCTGACCAATCAAAAAGAATGGCATAAAGAAGTGAATTATTCTGCCAAAGCCCAATTTCTTTTCACCAAAGGGCTGAACCTGACACTGAGCATACAGAGCATCCAACCGGAAGAAATACGGGTGCAATCGTACGACATCGGCGCTTACTATGAGTCCGACCGCTTCCATATCGAAGCGGAATATCTGTACAAGCAATATTCCGACAATGCTTTCAAAGATGTGCAAGCCGTAAACACATTCATCAATTACGACCTTCCGCTGCGTAAAATATTCAATAAAATGTCTTTCCTGCTACGCTACGACATGATGACAGACCAAAGCGACGCCAAGACCACCGATGAAGAAACCGGCGCATTGGTCACCACCGACTACAAACGCCAGCGGCTGACAGGCGGTATCACCTTCAGCCTCAGTAAAGCATTCCGCACAGACCTGCGCCTGAATTATGAAAAATATTTCTATGCCAACAGCAGTATTGCAAAAGAATCTGAACAAGACAAAATAGTATTGGAATTAATGGTACGATTCTAA
- a CDS encoding IS110 family transposase: MRIVCGLDVHKDSVFVCILNEKGEKFEAKYGVLTPELEELHQLLLTHEVKEVTMESTSIYWYPIWRILSDIECLKLVNPYFIKQLPGRKSDVRDAAWIAECTMKDLIRGSFVPDEIVQRMRQYNRRIFDLNKEKVYKLTKLDALLQRCNIRISNYVSSTDSKSYKDVVKLLSEGIVNAEKLTEAIHGRTVNRVGKEVITAALTGVVNEVDIDLIRQYREEILMDDKHLKECQEKLTEICRKEFPREFDNLQTIPGVKERSATSILSELGADMKMFITAAALVSWCGLKPRNEESAGKIKSRRITHGNKYIRKTMIECAWGASRTQNCFYSNFSYTQTVVRRKNAMKVKVAIARKMLVVIWHVLSDGVPYNDYKKPEAIAEGNS; the protein is encoded by the coding sequence ATGCGGATAGTATGTGGTCTTGACGTACACAAAGATAGTGTATTTGTTTGTATTCTCAACGAAAAAGGTGAGAAATTTGAAGCCAAGTACGGTGTTTTGACACCTGAACTGGAAGAGCTGCATCAACTTCTCCTTACTCATGAAGTTAAGGAAGTTACTATGGAAAGCACCAGTATTTACTGGTATCCCATCTGGCGCATTCTCAGTGACATAGAATGTCTGAAGTTGGTCAACCCCTACTTCATCAAGCAGCTTCCCGGCAGAAAAAGTGATGTCCGTGACGCTGCCTGGATAGCCGAATGTACCATGAAGGATCTCATCCGTGGCAGTTTCGTGCCGGATGAGATAGTGCAGCGCATGCGTCAGTATAACCGACGCATTTTTGACTTGAACAAGGAGAAGGTCTATAAACTGACCAAACTGGATGCCTTGCTTCAACGTTGCAATATCCGTATCAGCAACTACGTATCTTCTACAGACAGTAAGAGCTACAAAGATGTGGTGAAATTGCTTTCCGAAGGAATTGTCAATGCGGAAAAGCTGACGGAGGCCATCCATGGACGGACGGTGAACCGTGTCGGAAAAGAAGTAATTACAGCCGCTCTGACAGGAGTTGTCAATGAAGTGGACATAGACCTGATACGCCAGTACCGGGAGGAAATCCTTATGGATGACAAGCATCTGAAAGAGTGCCAGGAAAAACTGACGGAAATCTGCAGGAAAGAGTTCCCCAGGGAGTTCGATAATCTTCAGACGATACCCGGTGTAAAGGAACGCTCGGCAACCTCCATACTCTCTGAATTAGGGGCCGACATGAAGATGTTTATTACAGCGGCTGCATTGGTGTCGTGGTGCGGGCTCAAACCACGGAATGAAGAAAGCGCAGGAAAAATCAAATCACGAAGAATCACACATGGTAACAAGTACATCAGAAAGACTATGATTGAATGCGCATGGGGAGCCAGCCGGACACAAAACTGTTTTTACTCGAATTTCAGTTACACACAAACTGTCGTCAGAAGGAAGAATGCCATGAAAGTGAAAGTGGCCATAGCGCGGAAAATGCTTGTTGTCATTTGGCACGTGTTGAGTGATGGTGTTCCATACAATGATTATAAGAAGCCTGAAGCTATTGCAGAAGGCAACTCATAA